TTCGATCGTTGCTTGCTACCGGGGACTGAATACCAAGGGCGGAGCCAAGGGGGTAGGCGAGGCGACCACTTCGTCGGTCGTGATAACGCTGATCAGCCTCTTTATCGTGAATTACTTTTTGTCGATGTTATTATTTAGATGATCAAATTCAACAAGCTGACCAAATATTTTGATAAAATAAAGGTCATTGAAAAGTGCGACCTGCTTATCGAGGACGGCTCTTCCGTGGCGATCATCGGGCCGTCCGGTTGCGGTAAAAGCACTCTCTTGAGGCTGATCATTCGCCTGACCGAGCCGACCTCCGGCTCGGTCCTGGTTGATGGCCAGGAGGTCGGCCGGCTCGGAGGTGAGGGGCTGATCGAATTGCGCAAGAAGACCGGGATGATCTTCCAGACCTCGGCCCTTTTTGATTCCATGAACGTCTTTGAGAACGTCGCTTTCGCCCTGCACGAGCATACGAAAAAGAGCGTAACGGAAATCAGGAAGATCGTCGCGGAGAAACTTAAAATGGTCGAACTGGAAGGGGTTGGCGACATGATGCCGTCGGAACTTTCGGGCGGGATGCAGCGCCGGGTCTGCATCGCCCGGGCGCTCGCTTTCGACCCGAAGATCATCCTCTACGATGAGCCGACCACCGGCCTCGACCCGATCACTTCTGTCACCATCGAGAATTTAATGGTAAAATTGAGCCAGGAGTTGAAGGTGACGTCGATTTTAGTCACCCATGTGCTGCAGACCGTTTATCGGGTGGCGCATAAGGTCTACATGCTCAACAATGGCGAGCTGCTCGACATCGGGACGCCGGAGCAGGCCAGGAACTCTAAGGATCCGGTCGTGGCTAAATTTATTTCGGGAGGTTTGTAATATGGGCCTGTCCACATCGGCTAAGGTCGGGATCGTGACGATCGCCGCGCTGACCCTCCTGGCGATGGTCATCGTCTGGAAGACCGAAATATTCAAGATGAGGGAAGGTTACAAGCTGACCGGAATATTCAACAGTGTTGAGGGTTTGACGATCGGCTCGGAGGTTCGCTTTCGCGGGCTGAAGATCGGCAAGGTGACCGAGATCGATCCCGGCCCTTATGATATCAGAATTTATTCCGTGGTCGAGCCGCGGATCAAGATCCCGAGCGATTCCCTCCTGCGCGTCGCCTATGACGGGATAGTTGGCCTGAAATATCTGGAGATCAAGCCGGGGACCTCGGAAACGATGTATGCACCGGCCCTGGCGCTCCGGGGCGAGCGGACGGCCGCCATTGTCGACTTTATCGATATCGGCGCCCAGAACCTGGTCCAGACCAGGCTGATCCTGGAAAATGTCCGAAAAATAATCGAGAATCCGGCTCTACAGCAAGCCTTTATGAACGCCGTATTTACGGCCGATAAGACGGCGACCGGCCTGGAGAAATTAACCGCCGAGCTGCGCGAGACCAATCAGGGGATCAGGGACATTGTCGGCGATCCCAAGTTCCAGGCGAACGTCAAAGGGACGATCAAGGAGACCGAACGGACCCTCTCTTCGGCCAACCAATTCTTCGAGAACGTTGGGCGGGTCAACATGCGCGCCTCGGGCGGGGTCGACGTCGGCTCCAAGGCGAACGCCGTTCGCGGCGATGTGGACGTCATCCAGAGCAACAAGACCTATTACCGCGTCGGCTTCGGCGAAGGGCCGAGCCGGTCGCCGGCGCTGCTTGACTTCCTCCTGACCAACAAGACGACCGATAACCTCGGTTTCCGCCTCGGCGTCATCAACAGCCAGCTCGGCGGCGGAGTGATAATGTATCCGAACTCGAAGGGGAATATCCTGGCCGATATTTATGACATCAATAACCCCCGGCCGAACAATCCGAAGCTGCGGGTAGGGTACGAACACGAGATGCAGGACTTCATGGATGTTCTGGTCCAGGGTGACGATCTGCTCAACGACGGGAACCGCAACTACATGTTCGGCATCCGCGTCAAGCCGACGGGGGAGAAGCTGTACTAGCCGCGAAATAGTGGAACCGCGACGTTTAGTCGCAGGTTCCACTGGCAGGTTCCACTTGACACCAGGGCTCTCTGGTCGTAGAATCGCTTAATTGATCATTAGACTGAAGGAGGTGCGAGAATGGCGGATGCTAAAGCAGATGTTAAAGCTTATTGCGTAAAGTGCAAAAAGAAGCAGACTATGGAATCACCCAAGCAGGTTACGATGAAGAACGGCCGCAAGGCGAGCAAGGGAAAATGCCCGGCCTGCGGGACGAGCATGTTCAGGATCGGCGGCTAGTTCCAGTTTTTCAATAGCTATTGAAAGAGACCGTCCGGCGTTAATTGAGCCGGGCGGTCTTTTTTGTTATAATGGCCATCTATGCCCCACGGCAATTTCGTTCATCTCCACGTCCACAGCGAATACAGCTTGCTCGATGGGGCCTGCCGTATTGCCGACCTGGTCGCCCGCGCCAAGGAGCTGGAAATGCCGGCGGTGGCGGTCACCGACCACGGCAACATGTACGCCGCCGTAGAATTTTACCTCAAAGCGAAAGAGGCGGGGATCAAGCCGCTGATCGGTTGTGAGATGTATGTCGCTCCCCGGACCAGGTTTGACAAAGAGACCAAGGAAGACCGCTCTCCGAACCACCTGACCCTCCTCTGCAAAGACCAGGCCGGTTATAAAAATTTGATCAAGCTGGTCTCCCTCGCTTCGATCGAAGGGTTCTATTCGCGCCCCAGGGTTGACCAGGAGCTCTTAAAGCTGTATCGGGGAGGGCTAGTCGCCCTGTCCGGCTGCTCGGAAGGGGAGATCGGCCGCCGCCTCCAGGCCGGGAATAAGGCGGAGGCAAAAGCCGCCGCTCTCCGCTACCAAGAGATCTATGGTGACGATTTTTATTTGGAAATAATGGATATCGGGATCGAAGAGCTGAAACATCTTCGCCCCCAGCTGATCGAGCTGGCCAAAGAGACCGGTATCCCGCTCGTCGCTACCAACGACGTCCATTATGTCAAAAAAGAAGATGCTTATATCCAGGACATTCTCGTCTGCATCCAGACTAACTCGCTCCTGACCGATACCAAGCGGCTGAAATTCGGCGGCGAGGAGTTCTACCTCAAGTCTTACGCCGAGATGAAGCACCATTTTGCCGACCTGCCGGAAGCGATCGAGAACACCCTGGTCGTGGCCGATAAATGCAATTTTGAGCTGGAGACCGGTGTCCTCCACCTTCCGATCTTTGATGTCCCGGTGGGAGAGACCCCTGAATCGTACCTGGAAAAGTTAGCTTGGGACGGGGTTAAACGGATCTACGGCAACCTCTTACCTCCGGAAGTGATCGACCGGGTCAAATATGAGCTCTATACGATCGAAAAAATGGAATACGCCTCCTATTTTCTCATCGTCGCCGATTTTATCAACTGGGCGAAGAGTAATGGGATCCAGGTCGGGCCGGGTAGGGGTTCAGCGGCCGGGAGTGTCGTTTCCTATGCCCTCGGGATCACCAACGTCGACCCGCTCAAGTATGGGCTGATCTTCGAGCGTTTCCTTAACCTGGAGCGGATCTCCATGCCCGATATCGACGTCGACTTCTGCTTCGAACGGCGGGGCGAGGTCATAAGTTACGTGACGAAAAAGTACGGTGCCGACCATGTGGCGCAGATCATCACTTTTGGGACGATGATGGCGAGAGGGGCGATCCGCGACGTCGGCCGGGTTTTGGACCTGCCGCTTCCGGAAGTTGACCGGCTCGCCAAACTGGTCCCCTTCGGGCCGGAAGTGACCCTTACTTCCGCCCTGGAAGGGGTCAAGGATATCAAGGAGCTCTATGCCAGGGATGAGAAGATCAGAAACCTCATCGATACGGCCCAGCGGATCGAAGGGATGGTCCGCCATGCCTCGGTCCATGCCGCCGGCGTCGTCATCTCCAAGGAGCCGGTCATGGAATACGCGCCGCTCCAGCAACTCGACGAGAATACCCTGGTCATCCAGTACACCATGGAGGAGTTGGAAAAGATCGGCCTCCTTAAGATGGATTTTCTCGGCCTGCGCAACCTGACGATGATCGCCCACGCCGTCGAGCTCCTCAAGAAGGACCAGGGGGTCGAGCTCGACATGAACACCCTGCCGATGAACGACCTCAACACTTACCGCCTCTTCTCGGCCGGTGAGACGATCGGCATCTTCCAGTTGGAGAGCCGGGGGATGCGGGCGCTGATCCGCGACCTGCGGCCGTCGTATTTTGAGGAGATCATCGCCTTGCTCGCCCTTTACCGGCCGGGACCGCTGGAGAGCGGCATGGTCGAAGATTACGTCAAGCGCAAGCATAAAAAGATCCCGATCAGGTACGAACTGCCGGAGCTGCAGCCGATCTTGAGCGAGACCTACGGCGTCATCCTCTACCAGGAGCAGGTCATGCAGATCGCCAGCAAGGTCGCCGGTTTCACCCTCGGCCAGGCCGATGTTTTGCGCGGAGCCATGGGTAAGAAAAAGGTCAAGGAGATGGAGCATCAGAAGGAGTTTTTTATCGAGGGAGCGGTCAAGCGCGGCGTCTCCCGGCATAAGGCGACCGAGCTCTTTAACCTTTGCGCCAAGTTCGCCGGTTACGGCTTCAATAAATCACACTCGACCAGCTACGCCTTGATCTCTTACCAGACCGCCTATCTCAAGGCGAACCATCCGGGCGAGTTCATGGCCGCCTTGCTCACTTCGGTCATGGGGAATACCGATAAGGTCCGCCTCTACCTGGCCGAAGCCCAGCGGATGGGGTTGAAGATCCTCCCGCCCGATGTCAGTGAGAGTGACCGGAACTTTACCGTTTCGCCGCAAGGGATCCGCTTCGGGTTGACCGCCATCAAGAATGTCGGGACCTCCGCGATCGATTCTCTCCTCGAGGCGCGGCAGAAAGAAGGTAAATTTAAGTCGTTCGACGATTTTTATCGCCGGATCGACTCGCACGCCGTTAATAAGAAAGTGATCGAGAGCTTGATCAAGGCCGGAGCGTTTGACTCCTTCGGCCAGGGTAGGGCGCAACTATTGTCCAGATATGAAAAAGTGATCAGCCGGGTCAACGCTGAAGTCAAAGAACGGGCCAACGGCCAGGAGGCGTTATTTGCCCTGGCCCCTCAGTCACATAGTCCCTCAACCCCGGAAGAGAATGCCGCGGAAGTTGCCGAGTTCTCGACCGACCAGCTCCTGAAAATGGAAAAAGAATTGCTCGGTGTCTATATTTCCTCCCATCCGCTGGCCCGGCTGATCGACTCGCTGGAGGCGCAGACGACGATCCATGTCTCCGACATTGCTGACATGAG
This Candidatus Margulisiibacteriota bacterium DNA region includes the following protein-coding sequences:
- a CDS encoding ATP-binding cassette domain-containing protein, producing MIKFNKLTKYFDKIKVIEKCDLLIEDGSSVAIIGPSGCGKSTLLRLIIRLTEPTSGSVLVDGQEVGRLGGEGLIELRKKTGMIFQTSALFDSMNVFENVAFALHEHTKKSVTEIRKIVAEKLKMVELEGVGDMMPSELSGGMQRRVCIARALAFDPKIILYDEPTTGLDPITSVTIENLMVKLSQELKVTSILVTHVLQTVYRVAHKVYMLNNGELLDIGTPEQARNSKDPVVAKFISGGL
- a CDS encoding MlaD family protein; the encoded protein is MGLSTSAKVGIVTIAALTLLAMVIVWKTEIFKMREGYKLTGIFNSVEGLTIGSEVRFRGLKIGKVTEIDPGPYDIRIYSVVEPRIKIPSDSLLRVAYDGIVGLKYLEIKPGTSETMYAPALALRGERTAAIVDFIDIGAQNLVQTRLILENVRKIIENPALQQAFMNAVFTADKTATGLEKLTAELRETNQGIRDIVGDPKFQANVKGTIKETERTLSSANQFFENVGRVNMRASGGVDVGSKANAVRGDVDVIQSNKTYYRVGFGEGPSRSPALLDFLLTNKTTDNLGFRLGVINSQLGGGVIMYPNSKGNILADIYDINNPRPNNPKLRVGYEHEMQDFMDVLVQGDDLLNDGNRNYMFGIRVKPTGEKLY
- a CDS encoding DNA polymerase III subunit alpha, producing the protein MPHGNFVHLHVHSEYSLLDGACRIADLVARAKELEMPAVAVTDHGNMYAAVEFYLKAKEAGIKPLIGCEMYVAPRTRFDKETKEDRSPNHLTLLCKDQAGYKNLIKLVSLASIEGFYSRPRVDQELLKLYRGGLVALSGCSEGEIGRRLQAGNKAEAKAAALRYQEIYGDDFYLEIMDIGIEELKHLRPQLIELAKETGIPLVATNDVHYVKKEDAYIQDILVCIQTNSLLTDTKRLKFGGEEFYLKSYAEMKHHFADLPEAIENTLVVADKCNFELETGVLHLPIFDVPVGETPESYLEKLAWDGVKRIYGNLLPPEVIDRVKYELYTIEKMEYASYFLIVADFINWAKSNGIQVGPGRGSAAGSVVSYALGITNVDPLKYGLIFERFLNLERISMPDIDVDFCFERRGEVISYVTKKYGADHVAQIITFGTMMARGAIRDVGRVLDLPLPEVDRLAKLVPFGPEVTLTSALEGVKDIKELYARDEKIRNLIDTAQRIEGMVRHASVHAAGVVISKEPVMEYAPLQQLDENTLVIQYTMEELEKIGLLKMDFLGLRNLTMIAHAVELLKKDQGVELDMNTLPMNDLNTYRLFSAGETIGIFQLESRGMRALIRDLRPSYFEEIIALLALYRPGPLESGMVEDYVKRKHKKIPIRYELPELQPILSETYGVILYQEQVMQIASKVAGFTLGQADVLRGAMGKKKVKEMEHQKEFFIEGAVKRGVSRHKATELFNLCAKFAGYGFNKSHSTSYALISYQTAYLKANHPGEFMAALLTSVMGNTDKVRLYLAEAQRMGLKILPPDVSESDRNFTVSPQGIRFGLTAIKNVGTSAIDSLLEARQKEGKFKSFDDFYRRIDSHAVNKKVIESLIKAGAFDSFGQGRAQLLSRYEKVISRVNAEVKERANGQEALFALAPQSHSPSTPEENAAEVAEFSTDQLLKMEKELLGVYISSHPLARLIDSLEAQTTIHVSDIADMSEGEPVTVGGLLTDCRRLQTKKGDTMLIANIEDLTGSIPVIVFPRSYEKCAPLLNNDEVLIVKGKLNRDTRTEELNVMADTITPLVEMAKTRSLQVELVDVKDQQILTRLKDLLTLYHGGDPVYIRMDGRSVELGKSHWVDINPELVEQLEKLLGNGAVNVSFSVRKKSEVEVNP
- a CDS encoding DUF5679 domain-containing protein, producing the protein MADAKADVKAYCVKCKKKQTMESPKQVTMKNGRKASKGKCPACGTSMFRIGG